A genomic stretch from Penicillium digitatum chromosome 4, complete sequence includes:
- a CDS encoding putative glycosidase crf1, with product MLRYLKYAAAGLAAATLVSGQTYTNCNPMKKTCPADASTTESHHSFDFTQSSGLNQWTTTAGTVKTGPNGAEFTVSKEFDAPTIQTDFYIFFGEVSVTMKAAPGTGIVSSIVLESDDLDEVDWEAVGGDTTQVESNYFGKGDTSTYDRAIWHPVSVPQDAFHTYKVVWTKESIIWSVDGKNLRTLSYNDAKSGTRFPQTPMNVRIGIWAGGDSSNAPGTIEWAGGKTDYSKGPFTMYIKDVTIVNYNPADSYTWADQTGSYESIKLTGPINSTSSASTLSTSSTSETASIASTASIVSTASATLKTSSAATSGSHIAAASTATPSSAAVGPSSSAGAGAGSGSASSSSTSPSASPAFNAASNLSAGSLSILSLLAALSGFLFV from the exons ATGCTGCGCTACTTGAAGTATGCCGCTGCAGGCTTGGCCGCTGCGACTCTGGTCTCAGGCCAAACGTACACCAACTGCAACCCAATGAAAA AAACTTGCCCGGCCGATGCTAGTACCACCGAGTCTCACCACAGCTTCGACTTCACCCAGAGCTCGGGATTGAATCAGTGGACAACCACTGCCGGCACCGTCAAGACAGGTCCAAACGGAGCCGAGTTCACCGTCAGCAAAGAATTCGATGCTCCCACCATCCAGACCGACTTCTACATCTTCTTCGGTGAAGTGTCGGTTACCATGAAAGCGGCCCCTGGTACTGGCATTGTCAGCAGTATCGTGCTTGAGTCAGATGATCTCGACGAGGTTGACTGG GAAGCCGTTGGAGGCGACACCACCCAAGTCGAATCCAACTACTTTGGAAAGGGAGATACCTCGACCTATGACCGCGCAATCTGGCATCCTGTCTCGGTCCCACAGGATGCCTTCCACACCTACAAAGTTGTCTGGACCAAAGAATCCATTATCTGGTCCGTTGATGGGAAAAACCTCCGCACTCTCTCCTACAACGACGCGAAATCCGGCACCAGATTCCCCCAGACCCCCATGAACGTTCGCATCGGGATCTGGGCCGGCGGTGACTCATCCAATGCGCCCGGCACCATTGAATGGGCCGGCGGCAAGACTGATTACAGCAAAGGTCCCTTCACCATGTACATCAAGGACGTTACTATCGTCAACTACAACCCGGCGGACTCTTACACCTGGGCTGACCAGACCGGCTCTTACGAGAGCATCAAGCTCACGGGTCCTATTAACTCGACTTCGTCGGCGTCGACTTTGTCCACTTCATCCACTTCTGAGACTGCCTCGATTGCTTCGACTGCCTCGATTGTCTCGACTGCCTCCGCCACTTTGAAGACCTCTTCCGCTGCTACTTCGGG AAGTCACATCGCTGCTGCCAGCACTGCCACGCCGTCTAGCGCTGCCGTCGGCCCCAGCTCCAGCGCCGGCGCCGGCGCCGGCTCTGGCTCGGCTTCTTCTAGCTCCACTTCCCCCTCCGCCTCTCCGGCCTTTAACGCGGCTTCAAACTTGAGCGCTGGCAGCTTGAGTATCTTGTCTCTCTTGGCCGCCCTCTCTGGGTTCCTTTTCGTGTAG